ATCAATAACCTTTAAGTGCCTAATACGTGTCCCGACCTCTTTTTTATTTATAAGATAAGCTATTTGGAATCAATTCAAATTTGCCATCTGATGTATCAATTTCAGCCCTTATCGAACCTTTGATATATATTCCATTTCCTGTGTCTTTAAATATCTCATTCAATCTCCAATCAGAAGGCCCTATATACACATTGCTGACAGTCGGGCGGGGTATATGAGTGATTCCGTGAGCGTAAAAGGTCGGATATTAATTCTGTGCCTTATTATTAACAATAACAAATGTCAACTTTAAAGCTTAATAAGCCGATTGTGAGTTTTCTTTGAGAATAAGATTGGCAGATATTAAACCTGTAGATGAGACACTGATAACAAGAGCCATTATACAAAGAGCTTCAGAGGATTGGATTAACTTTTCAAAATGTGATGTAATAGTTGTAGGAGCTGGCCCAGCTGGACTTACAGCATCAATGTATCTTGCGCGAAGTGGATTAAAAACCCTAGTTTTAGAGAGGAGATTGTCTTTTGGTGGAGGAATAGGTGGAGGCGGAATGGGATTTCATAAATTAATCATTGAGAGACCTGCGGATGAAATATTAAGAGAATTAGGTTGTAAATTAGAAATAGTTGAGGATGGTGTATATTTAGCTGATACTTCGGCAATGATAGCTAAACTGGCAACAGGAGCGATAGATTCTGGCGCAAAGATAATTCTTGGCATAACTGTAGATGATGTAGTATACAGAGAGTCTCCATTTAAGATCATTGGCGCAGTAGTTCAATGGACGTCTGTTGTTATGTCTGGCCTTCATGTCGACCCTCTCCCAATTCGATCAAATGCTATCATAGATTGTACTGGTCATGATGCCGAAGTTCTAGCTGTGGTATCGCGTAAGATGCCTGAGCTCAATTTAAAGATATTTGGGGATAAGTCTTTGTGGGTTGATATGGGTGAGAGATTTACGGTTGAAAAGACTGGAGAAGTTTGTCCCGGACTTTATGCTGCTGGGATGGCAGTAGCTGCTTTACATCAGACACCGAGAATGGGTCCTATTTTCGGTGGTATGTTACTCTCAGGTAGGAAGGTTGCTGAACTCGTCATAAAGAAGATAAAA
The genomic region above belongs to Candidatus Methylarchaceae archaeon HK02M2 and contains:
- a CDS encoding sulfide-dependent adenosine diphosphate thiazole synthase — encoded protein: MRIRLADIKPVDETLITRAIIQRASEDWINFSKCDVIVVGAGPAGLTASMYLARSGLKTLVLERRLSFGGGIGGGGMGFHKLIIERPADEILRELGCKLEIVEDGVYLADTSAMIAKLATGAIDSGAKIILGITVDDVVYRESPFKIIGAVVQWTSVVMSGLHVDPLPIRSNAIIDCTGHDAEVLAVVSRKMPELNLKIFGDKSLWVDMGERFTVEKTGEVCPGLYAAGMAVAALHQTPRMGPIFGGMLLSGRKVAELVIKKIKS